CGTGTTCCACCGATCAGTTCATTGAAACGCATTTCAATCGGTTGCGTGAACCCGAGTCCGATGCCTGGCACGGCATCGAGGATGGCGGTTCTCATGATGGTAATCAGCTCGTCTTTCGTGGAGGCTGTTGTCCAGTCGTCAATAGGTTTGAGGACGACGAAGACATCAGATAATTCGATGCCCATGACATCGGTGGCGACTTCAGGACTTCCTGTACGTGTGACGACCTGAGTGACTTCCGGAAACTGCCGGACCACGCGTTCCACTGCTAGAGCTGTCTCAACGGATTCACTCAGCGAAATGCTGGGAAGCCGCCAAATTTGAATAGCCATGTCCCCTTCTTCTAACTGAGGCATGAATTCGATCCCTAACCGTGATCCGGCGAGCAGGCTGAGCAGAAACAATCCGATGGCAGGAATCACGATCCAGGCTGGCCGGGAAAGGGAAAATCGGAGGCAGGGTTGGTAGATCCGACGGGCTTGACGGATCAGCCAAGTTTCTTCGTGGTTGGATGTTCCCTGAGCGAACCAATAGGACAGAACGGGGACGACCGCTACAGCAAACAGTAATGATCCGGCTAACGCAAAAATCACGGTTATCGCCATTGGCCGGAAGAGTTTTCCTTCGAGCCCAATCAGAGATAAGATCGGAACGTACACCACAATAATGATGGTGACGGCATACACGATCGGACGTAAGACTTCCTGGGCCGCTTCCTGAATTACGGCCCGTTTTTGATCTTTCGAACCCTTCCCAGTCGCTCCGAGTTTTCGGAGGATGTTGTCAATCATCACGACGGACCCGTCAACCAAAAGACCAAAATCAATGGCTCCCAGACTCATGAGGTTGCCCGAGATACCGGCTTGATACATGCCAGTGAACGCGATCAGCATTGACAAGGGGATTGCTGTCGCGACGATCATTCCTGCTCGAAGGTCACCGAGGAATAAGAAGAGAATCGCGATGACGAGCAGGCCGCCCTCGATGAGATTGTTCCGCACGGTTTGAATGACTTGATCGACGAAAAGCGTGCGGTCATAGTAGGGTTCGATGATGACTTCAGGAGGAAGCGTCGATTGGATTTCCTGCACCCGTTCTTTGACTTGCGATACGACCTGTTGCGCGTTAGCGCCCGCCAACATTTGGACCATGCCGATGACTGTTTCGCCTTCGCCCATACGTGAGGCAGCGCCGATACGGAGTGAAGAGTTTTCCCTGACTTCGCCGATATCTTTGATGAAGATCGGGACGCCTCCGGGTCCGTGGTCAATAACGATGTGTTCGAGCTCAGCGATGCTTGAGGCCATCGCTTCGCCTTTAATGAGGTAATGTTCTCGTTCATGTTCAATGTATCCACCACCGACTAAGGCATTATTCTGTTCCAGGGTTTCGAAGATTTGCTTGAGCGTCAGATTGAAAGAGAGTAGCTTGCCGGGGTTTACGACCACCTGAAATTGTTTCGTTTCACCGCCCCAGATATTCACCTCGACGACTCCCGGCACGGTTTGAAGACGACGGGCGATATCCCATTCCAGGAGCGTACGTAAGGCCATCGGGCTCTGTCGTTCGCTACGGAGAGTGAACTGGTAGACCTCGCCAAGTCCCGTGGTTGGTGGTCCCATCATTGGACGTCCATAGACCGGAGGAATTTCTTGGGTGGCGAGAGCCAGCCGTTCGCTGACGAGCTGGCGGACAAAATACTGATCGAATGTTTCGTGAAAAATTGCCGTGACAGCCGACAGGCCATACCGTGAAACCGATCGAATTTCTTGCAGTCCGGGAAGACCGCTTAAGGAGGTTTCAATCGGGAAGGTGATGAATTGTTCGACTTCGACCGGTCCCAAGGCCGGTGACCGCGTGAGAATCTGAACTTGGACAGGTGTCAGGTCGGGTACGGCGTCGATCGTCAGGGCATGCAATGACCATAGGCCGGAGATCGTCACCAGCACGAGTGTGACGAGAGTGAAGAAGCGATATTGAAGAGAGAGCGTCAGCAACCGTTCCATGCGGTCCGTCCTGATACGTCAGTTCCCAAGTCCTTCAATTGCCCCTTCAAGCAAGGTATTTTTTAAATCGAACACTCCGTCCGTGACGAACGAGTCTCCGAGTTCGATCCCGTGTTTGACTTCTACCAGGCCTCCGCCTTCTTCACCCAGTTCGACTTCGGCAAAATCATAACCGGTTTCGTGTTTTACGAAGACTCCACGGGCGCCATTGATCATGGTAACGGCGGTGGTCGGGATGGCAAGGACAGGAAGCTTGGTGTCGACAAGCTGCACTTCGACGTATTCATTCGGCTTTAACGCCCCGTCGCGATTTTCAACATCAAATCGGAATTGAATGGTACGCGTCGCTTCCTCTGCGACTGGGGCGGTGTAGGCCAGTATGGCGGCAATCGGTTTGCCTCCGCGTGGAATGACGTCGCCCTGGTCACCTTCTTTGAATCGGCGTGCTTGCTCGATCGGCAGGTTGGCAAAGATCCAGACGTGATCCGTATTCACGATTTCAAAAAGCTCTTCGCCAGCCTTGATTCCTTGCCCCAATACGGCATGTTGTTGAACAATCGTTCCACTAAGTGGTGCGCGAAGACTGTAGGTATGGCCTTCTACATGACTCCCATGTTCCAGTTCTTGTAATTCTTGTGAGGTCAATCCCATGTTCAGCAGTTTTTCTCTTACGTGTTGATAGACGGCCTGTTCTTCGATGTATTTTCCCCGATCCTCCTGAAACCGTCGCCGTGACACGACGTTCTCATCCAACAAAAGTTTGGTTCGTTTGAAATTTGTCTTGGCGACATCACGCTTGGCCTTCGCCACTAAATATTCCTGGATTAATTCGTCCAACATCAGGCTTTCAATGGCGGCGAGCGGTTGTCCTTTTGTCACCCGATCGCCAAGCTTGCTCAGGATTCGATCAATTTGCCCGGGAATGCGTGAGGAGACTTTTGCGATATGCGAGAGGTCAACGGCCACATTGCCTGGGGCCGAGATGACATGCGGCGTCAGGCGAGTGACGGCTTTTTCCGTTTGGATTCGATTGAGCACACTTTCGGGAAGGTCGGATGTCCGCACGGTTTTCGTACGATGGGACGGGGAGGGTTCCGGGATTTTCGCTGATGGCCCAGAGCTATCCTGACTGGTGTTTTCCGTGCAGCTTGTTGTGAATAACAAGAAAAGAATGAGCAGTCGTGTCATGGGCAATGTTCTCACGTTCGACTCCAAGGCCAATGATTGTGCCTTATAAGGTTTATCAACGGAAGGCTGAGTTTTTATCCTGACTTCCCAAAAAGACAGAATGATTCTGTTAGAACTCTGAGAAGGCGTCGGGAGGAGCGCGAGTGGAGCGGAGAGTGATGGGGATAGGAAGCGTAGGGGAGTGATCAGGTTTGCGCCACAGCTCACGGGAATTCGCGACGACTGTCATAGAGTGAGCGGTTGGTATGAGCGCAACATGTGGTTCGTCTATTGGAGACATGTCTTCTGGGGAGGGAACCAGAAGAGAGAAATCAATTTCTTCATGAGTGAGCTGATGCGTTGCGGTATGCTCACAGGTCCAATCATCAGGGGAAGGCTCAAGCATCGCCGAATGTTCAGATGGTGAATGCTGATGAAACTCACATGTGAGGTCTTGAGAGAGGACAGAATGGACGAGTCCACCATGCCGATGATGTTGGGCTCCATGGGCGTGGTCAGCTTCGGGATGGACATGGACCAGAGGCAAGGCCACGAGCCAGAGCATGAGCCAGATATGCGAGAGGTGTTTCAAGGCACGAGAATACATGAGCTCCGTTGCTTTGGGCATAACCGTAAGCCGTTGTCACTAGGCTCATCTTAGCATGGGGGAGTATCTATGGCTACTGAGAGAAAAGCCGCTGAATTCTCATTTCCGCGGTTCTGTCATCTCCGTACAGTCAAGGCTCAATGAAGAATCGGAGAAGCCTCCGTCTTCGTTCTTCGCCGTCTATGGTTCTCTCTTTCTTTCCTCCCTTGACGCACCGATGGGGCTCA
The genomic region above belongs to Nitrospirales bacterium and contains:
- a CDS encoding CusA/CzcA family heavy metal efflux RND transporter, giving the protein MERLLTLSLQYRFFTLVTLVLVTISGLWSLHALTIDAVPDLTPVQVQILTRSPALGPVEVEQFITFPIETSLSGLPGLQEIRSVSRYGLSAVTAIFHETFDQYFVRQLVSERLALATQEIPPVYGRPMMGPPTTGLGEVYQFTLRSERQSPMALRTLLEWDIARRLQTVPGVVEVNIWGGETKQFQVVVNPGKLLSFNLTLKQIFETLEQNNALVGGGYIEHEREHYLIKGEAMASSIAELEHIVIDHGPGGVPIFIKDIGEVRENSSLRIGAASRMGEGETVIGMVQMLAGANAQQVVSQVKERVQEIQSTLPPEVIIEPYYDRTLFVDQVIQTVRNNLIEGGLLVIAILFLFLGDLRAGMIVATAIPLSMLIAFTGMYQAGISGNLMSLGAIDFGLLVDGSVVMIDNILRKLGATGKGSKDQKRAVIQEAAQEVLRPIVYAVTIIIVVYVPILSLIGLEGKLFRPMAITVIFALAGSLLFAVAVVPVLSYWFAQGTSNHEETWLIRQARRIYQPCLRFSLSRPAWIVIPAIGLFLLSLLAGSRLGIEFMPQLEEGDMAIQIWRLPSISLSESVETALAVERVVRQFPEVTQVVTRTGSPEVATDVMGIELSDVFVVLKPIDDWTTASTKDELITIMRTAILDAVPGIGLGFTQPIEMRFNELIGGTRSDLAIKIFGEDMKVLRQQGERIAQTLGQVAGAKDIQVEQVTGIPRIRAIVDREQLGRYGLNAKDVLTVIEAARVGRTVGTIFEGQRRFALIVRLSDEASSSPSALGNILIPTNHGELVPLSRVAHIKVDEGLAQISRENVQRRLVVEANIRGRDLGSFVTEAQRAIQDSITLPTGYYLEWGGQYTHLQAATKRLSIILPITLLLILAILSVIFGTLPPALLIFLNVPLALSGGLLALWLRELPLSISAMIGCIALFGIAVLNGVVLVSRIRRLESRGLPTSEAVAQGSMDRLRPVLMTALVASLGFLPMAIATSMGAEVQRPLATVVIGGLITSTALTLLVIPSLYRFIGRSRQAMVASHGMSMAPSEASMFDSIEKES
- a CDS encoding efflux RND transporter periplasmic adaptor subunit, which produces MTRLLILFLLFTTSCTENTSQDSSGPSAKIPEPSPSHRTKTVRTSDLPESVLNRIQTEKAVTRLTPHVISAPGNVAVDLSHIAKVSSRIPGQIDRILSKLGDRVTKGQPLAAIESLMLDELIQEYLVAKAKRDVAKTNFKRTKLLLDENVVSRRRFQEDRGKYIEEQAVYQHVREKLLNMGLTSQELQELEHGSHVEGHTYSLRAPLSGTIVQQHAVLGQGIKAGEELFEIVNTDHVWIFANLPIEQARRFKEGDQGDVIPRGGKPIAAILAYTAPVAEEATRTIQFRFDVENRDGALKPNEYVEVQLVDTKLPVLAIPTTAVTMINGARGVFVKHETGYDFAEVELGEEGGGLVEVKHGIELGDSFVTDGVFDLKNTLLEGAIEGLGN